A portion of the Acidobacteriota bacterium genome contains these proteins:
- a CDS encoding protein kinase — translation MDKDQWEKIEKIFYQAIELPDGDRKEFIQQACAGDEVLHREVQTLLESNRRTETFLYPPASVSQRPSGASSLRMKHCPKCGKIYPTLTRICQDDREILSLKDPYHLLGSTLVDKYKILALVGVGGMGAVYCAQHLGIDRRVALKILQPNLAIGNEYVMELFTREAKLAGRLTHENIVDVKDAGQTPDGIAYIAMEWLEGRTLDEELASQGRFDFQRAIGIIRQIAVALSVAHAERIIHRDLKPANIMLLDTPDGRDQVKVLDFGIGKILSETTANSPVSALVGTPQYACPEQLTVGGHVDGRSDIYSLGVIFYRLLGGELPFKCSSVSELLQLQLTGTPPSLLAIRSETPLEIDKLINRMMAKDPAERPQNASELSRLLDRILAEPKVAESVRTNVRAARLSPSELSQVSVAETRVFAAKPAWRGKLFLSSAVVLAIMIVAGIYGLYRYRSAQPVSEEPNSVAPTPAVSPSQSVPAVESTATPGSELVGGKGGFPSPTINQAQLLAKQQKAAELLKQAQALYKQGDYQNALRACDESLKLNPRLTEAHQLKQKITEILRILNNR, via the coding sequence ATGGACAAAGACCAGTGGGAAAAGATTGAAAAGATTTTTTATCAAGCCATAGAATTGCCCGATGGCGATCGCAAAGAATTTATCCAGCAAGCTTGCGCTGGCGATGAAGTCTTACACCGTGAAGTCCAAACTCTTCTGGAATCGAATCGTCGAACAGAAACCTTCCTGTATCCTCCAGCATCTGTGTCCCAACGCCCTTCCGGCGCTTCTTCATTGCGGATGAAGCATTGTCCGAAATGCGGAAAGATTTATCCCACGCTCACGCGGATTTGCCAGGATGACCGGGAAATTCTTTCCTTGAAAGACCCCTATCATTTGCTGGGTTCCACGCTGGTGGACAAATACAAAATTCTGGCGCTGGTCGGTGTGGGCGGAATGGGAGCTGTGTATTGCGCTCAGCATCTTGGAATAGATCGTCGAGTTGCGCTGAAAATCCTGCAACCCAATCTAGCCATCGGCAATGAATACGTCATGGAGTTGTTTACACGCGAAGCCAAACTTGCCGGACGGCTGACGCACGAAAACATTGTGGACGTAAAAGACGCTGGCCAAACGCCTGATGGAATCGCGTACATTGCTATGGAATGGTTGGAAGGGCGAACGCTGGATGAAGAACTGGCCAGTCAGGGACGATTCGATTTTCAGCGCGCCATTGGCATCATACGGCAAATCGCGGTGGCGCTCAGCGTAGCGCATGCGGAACGGATCATTCATCGTGATTTGAAGCCCGCGAACATTATGCTTCTGGATACGCCTGATGGGCGTGATCAGGTCAAAGTGCTGGATTTCGGCATCGGCAAAATCCTGAGCGAAACCACGGCCAATTCTCCTGTTTCCGCCCTGGTCGGAACGCCGCAATATGCTTGTCCGGAGCAATTGACGGTGGGCGGCCACGTAGACGGACGTTCGGACATTTATTCGCTCGGCGTAATTTTTTACCGCCTGCTGGGAGGCGAATTGCCCTTCAAGTGCTCTTCGGTCAGCGAATTGCTGCAACTGCAATTAACCGGCACGCCGCCGTCGCTATTGGCCATCCGCTCTGAGACTCCTTTGGAAATTGACAAGCTGATCAATCGCATGATGGCGAAAGATCCTGCTGAACGTCCTCAGAATGCGAGTGAATTGTCCAGGCTGTTGGATCGTATCCTGGCGGAACCGAAAGTCGCTGAGTCCGTCAGAACAAATGTGCGAGCAGCGAGGCTTTCGCCATCTGAACTTAGCCAGGTGAGTGTGGCGGAAACGCGCGTTTTCGCCGCCAAACCTGCTTGGCGAGGCAAACTGTTTCTGAGTTCCGCGGTCGTGCTTGCGATAATGATTGTTGCCGGGATTTATGGCTTGTATCGCTATCGTTCCGCCCAGCCTGTTTCGGAAGAGCCGAATTCTGTAGCTCCAACGCCTGCCGTTTCGCCGTCTCAGTCAGTGCCGGCGGTGGAATCCACGGCGACTCCTGGCTCCGAATTGGTGGGCGGCAAAGGGGGTTTTCCGTCTCCGACAATCAATCAGGCGCAGTTGCTGGCCAAACAGCAAAAAGCTGCCGAACTGTTGAAACAGGCGCAGGCGTTGTACAAGCAGGGAGATTACCAAAACGCGCTTCGTGCGTGTGATGAATCGTTGAAGCTCAATCCGCGTCTAACCGAAGCTCATCAGCTTAAACAGAAGATCACTGAAATCCTGAGGATTTTGAACAACCGGTGA
- the truB gene encoding tRNA pseudouridine(55) synthase TruB gives MTNSQSAEGILILDKPAGWTSHDVVAKVRKIMRTRRVGHTGTLDPFATGVLVVCINRATRLVQFLTSDEKEYQATMRLGFATDTGDLTGEPLLPVTDACHITSEQVREALKHFRGRIRQIPPMYSAKKVAGVRLHQLARRGEQIERQPIEIEIKELELVESAEPDSDQDFTFRVVCTTGTYVRTLAEDIGKQLGVGAHLISLRRTRAGSCTLAKAVSLERLSEVIEQNGLGEILIPMSEAIELPEIVLTAEECKIIAHGRSIGRTTNLSNGAKAKLCDGERNLVAIAEYDADQTLWRPRLVLVAPTEVSG, from the coding sequence ATGACAAATTCGCAATCCGCTGAAGGAATTTTGATCCTAGACAAACCTGCCGGTTGGACTTCTCACGATGTGGTGGCGAAGGTACGGAAAATTATGCGGACTCGGCGCGTGGGGCACACCGGCACACTCGATCCATTTGCGACCGGCGTTTTGGTGGTGTGTATCAATCGAGCAACGCGATTGGTGCAATTTCTGACCAGCGATGAAAAAGAGTATCAGGCAACAATGCGGCTGGGATTTGCCACCGACACGGGCGATCTGACCGGCGAACCTTTGTTACCTGTCACCGATGCCTGCCACATTACGTCTGAGCAAGTGCGAGAAGCTCTGAAACATTTTCGCGGACGCATTCGTCAAATTCCGCCGATGTATTCAGCAAAGAAAGTCGCGGGCGTGCGGTTACATCAACTGGCGCGGCGCGGCGAGCAAATCGAACGACAGCCTATCGAAATTGAAATCAAGGAACTGGAACTGGTTGAGTCTGCCGAACCTGATTCCGATCAAGACTTTACTTTTCGTGTCGTCTGTACCACCGGAACATATGTGCGCACGCTGGCTGAAGACATTGGAAAACAACTTGGCGTCGGCGCACATTTGATTTCACTTCGGCGAACGCGAGCCGGTTCCTGCACTTTGGCAAAAGCCGTTTCGCTGGAACGATTAAGCGAAGTGATTGAGCAAAATGGACTTGGCGAAATTCTAATTCCGATGTCCGAGGCAATCGAACTACCCGAAATCGTGTTGACCGCGGAAGAGTGCAAAATCATTGCGCACGGTCGTTCCATTGGCCGCACAACGAATCTGAGCAATGGAGCAAAAGCGAAACTTTGCGATGGCGAGCGGAACTTGGTGGCAATTGCGGAATATGATGCCGATCAAACTCTTTGGCGTCCACGACTGGTGCTTGTTGCACCAACAGAAGTATCTGGCTAG
- the yhbH gene encoding sporulation protein YhbH produces MSVQRNDWSLQRKGIIDQDRHKERIKDAIKKNLGSIVSNESIILSNGRKTVKVPMRALDEYKFRFDYRKRKHVGQGDGKTQVGDVIAREDQQGQGQGTGQGGDSPGQDYYEADVEIDEIAAMIFEDLQLPFLEDKARRAVPSKTTRFTEIRRTGVLSNLDKRRTILENIRRNAREKGQAKIGGFRKEDMRFKSWEDEIRFESNAAVIAMMDVSGSMGEFKKYIARSFFFWMVRFLRTKYDSVEIVFISHHTEAKEVNEEQFFTQGESGGTVVSSAYKLALDIIAERFPPRDWNVYPFHFSDGDNYYSDNEDAVKLADQLIETCNLFGYGEIGEEGMATYRRSSGALLSIFNDRLKNQDRFIGVRIDDKEDVYPALKEFFGKRGVEV; encoded by the coding sequence ATGTCAGTCCAACGCAATGATTGGTCGTTACAACGCAAAGGCATCATTGACCAGGATCGCCACAAAGAGCGCATCAAAGATGCCATCAAAAAAAATCTCGGCTCGATCGTTTCCAACGAATCTATCATCCTGTCGAACGGGCGAAAAACCGTCAAAGTGCCGATGCGCGCGCTGGATGAATACAAATTCCGCTTCGATTATCGCAAGCGCAAACACGTCGGCCAGGGAGACGGCAAAACCCAAGTCGGCGATGTGATCGCCCGCGAAGATCAACAAGGACAAGGCCAGGGCACAGGGCAAGGCGGCGACAGTCCCGGACAGGATTATTACGAAGCCGATGTGGAAATTGACGAAATCGCCGCGATGATTTTTGAAGACCTGCAACTTCCCTTTTTGGAAGACAAAGCCCGGCGCGCCGTGCCTTCAAAAACCACACGATTCACGGAAATCCGCCGTACCGGCGTTCTTTCAAACCTGGACAAACGTCGCACGATTCTGGAAAACATTCGCCGCAACGCCCGCGAAAAGGGCCAGGCCAAAATCGGCGGCTTCAGAAAAGAAGACATGCGGTTCAAAAGCTGGGAAGACGAAATCCGGTTTGAATCCAACGCCGCGGTCATCGCAATGATGGACGTTTCCGGTTCGATGGGTGAGTTCAAAAAATACATCGCGCGCAGTTTCTTTTTCTGGATGGTTCGCTTTCTGCGGACGAAATACGACAGCGTCGAAATCGTGTTCATCAGTCACCACACCGAAGCCAAAGAGGTCAACGAGGAGCAGTTCTTCACCCAGGGCGAATCCGGCGGCACGGTCGTCAGCTCAGCTTACAAACTGGCGCTGGACATCATTGCCGAACGCTTTCCGCCCCGCGATTGGAACGTTTATCCCTTTCACTTTTCTGACGGCGACAATTACTACTCCGACAACGAAGACGCTGTGAAATTGGCCGACCAGTTGATCGAAACCTGCAACCTGTTCGGGTACGGAGAAATCGGCGAAGAAGGCATGGCCACGTATCGCCGAAGCTCCGGCGCGTTGCTTTCGATCTTCAACGACCGGCTGAAAAACCAGGATCGCTTCATCGGTGTGCGCATTGATGACAAGGAAGATGTCTATCCGGCCTTAAAGGAATTCTTCGGCAAACGTGGCGTGGAGGTTTAA
- a CDS encoding caspase family protein, with protein sequence MARILLFLTILTYQPYLPASFTSASPPLDLQLVSVGSFRLTSIQDDKPLTERQIEDLLNVPIEDEQLARQILRRGISFRLTPEKLAGLLKLGVGEKTRQALEEKDELTAYEGVSKETNPARRKNLAKEFLLKYPNSFNSEKVTAELRNAELVEFELEFQTFFSKPNSAGLEKVLALGRDLLQRNPDAVVIIQVIPRLAVATGKGVIGNFYDNLEQSREYANQALKLLENPSPPPGINPQTYDQIRASNLFLVYQSLGLYQLRQSDPDPDQATALLTKAADLAAGSKGGLSANDSITFWLRALARDMKLQKLGDDFRPLPKEQRLGRQGQTLCAEMTALIGQLTPDYLQVITLSARADSSQSPQLSQLSEQASEAIKLLTTGVRSCTGGRGSLIGTLPDEEKRVALVIGVEDYLDAQAGKFNFAAADARDLANVLIQHGSFRKEQVVLLATGEAADHQPIRNVILRQLAELPKRVPQDGLLLIYFAGHSFEQGGKSYLLAADSFTGSESILADTAISIEQLKEKILASGVGQVMLIFDAFRLAPVSESIVRQLSFDIRKNEVTAFATLLSASVDQRAHESAANKHSLFTIALLEASKGKAASKARGVTLDDLIKYLETTVPRKAGAGAEQLPQAKAEGYEKEDLVMFQSTSTVQAESRNPTPSELIRNSKTIQVRSRSVYMNKAILEAELRKVPEFQYLKLTFVEEGKEPDLVIEIKLPVLTWNWNYTVTHRTSNTILVSGKMRGLTDDSVSPNLAKALVKSLLDLRDPAQKSGSQKEN encoded by the coding sequence ATGGCTCGAATTCTTTTGTTCCTCACGATCTTGACGTACCAGCCTTACTTGCCAGCGTCATTCACTTCTGCATCGCCGCCGCTTGATTTGCAGTTGGTGTCGGTTGGCAGCTTTCGTCTCACCAGCATTCAAGATGACAAACCACTGACGGAGCGGCAGATTGAGGATTTGCTCAATGTTCCAATAGAAGACGAACAACTCGCTCGCCAAATTCTTCGGCGGGGAATTAGCTTCCGACTCACTCCTGAAAAGCTGGCTGGGTTGCTGAAGCTAGGCGTTGGAGAAAAAACCAGACAAGCACTGGAGGAGAAAGACGAACTTACGGCTTACGAAGGAGTATCCAAGGAAACGAATCCAGCGCGCCGAAAGAATCTGGCCAAGGAGTTTTTGCTTAAATATCCCAATAGCTTCAATAGCGAGAAGGTTACGGCGGAACTTCGGAACGCCGAGCTTGTTGAGTTTGAATTGGAGTTTCAGACGTTTTTCAGCAAACCTAACTCCGCCGGTTTGGAAAAAGTCTTGGCGCTGGGACGTGATTTGTTGCAACGAAACCCGGATGCTGTAGTGATTATACAAGTGATTCCCCGGCTTGCTGTGGCTACAGGCAAGGGAGTTATCGGCAATTTTTATGACAACCTGGAACAGAGTCGCGAATATGCGAATCAGGCGCTCAAGCTTCTGGAAAATCCATCGCCGCCGCCGGGAATAAATCCTCAAACATACGATCAAATCCGTGCTTCCAATCTGTTCCTGGTTTACCAAAGTTTAGGGCTGTACCAATTGCGGCAATCCGATCCCGATCCGGATCAGGCAACCGCCCTGCTGACCAAAGCCGCCGATCTGGCGGCGGGTTCGAAGGGCGGACTCAGCGCGAATGACTCCATTACCTTTTGGCTGCGCGCGCTGGCTCGCGATATGAAGCTCCAAAAACTGGGCGATGATTTTCGTCCCTTGCCGAAAGAACAACGTCTTGGCAGGCAGGGGCAAACGCTATGTGCCGAGATGACTGCGTTAATCGGTCAACTGACTCCTGATTACTTGCAAGTCATTACTCTTAGCGCTCGTGCCGATTCTTCCCAGTCCCCCCAACTATCCCAATTGAGTGAACAAGCCAGCGAAGCGATCAAATTGCTGACGACTGGAGTTCGTTCCTGTACGGGCGGGCGTGGGAGTTTAATTGGCACATTGCCCGACGAAGAAAAGCGCGTTGCGCTGGTCATCGGCGTCGAAGACTATCTGGATGCACAGGCAGGCAAATTCAACTTTGCGGCTGCTGATGCTCGCGATTTGGCCAATGTCCTGATCCAGCACGGCAGCTTTCGCAAAGAGCAGGTTGTTTTGCTGGCCACGGGCGAAGCCGCCGATCATCAACCGATCCGCAACGTGATCCTGCGACAACTGGCGGAACTGCCCAAACGCGTTCCGCAGGATGGGTTGCTGCTGATTTATTTTGCCGGGCACAGTTTTGAACAGGGTGGAAAGTCGTATTTGTTGGCCGCTGATTCTTTTACAGGCAGCGAAAGTATTCTTGCGGACACCGCAATCAGCATTGAACAACTGAAAGAAAAAATTTTAGCCAGTGGAGTCGGGCAGGTCATGCTGATTTTCGATGCGTTCCGGCTTGCTCCGGTCAGCGAAAGCATCGTCCGCCAACTGTCCTTTGATATTCGCAAAAACGAAGTGACAGCCTTTGCCACGCTGTTATCTGCCAGCGTAGACCAGCGCGCGCATGAATCTGCGGCTAACAAACACAGCCTGTTCACCATCGCTTTACTCGAAGCCAGCAAAGGAAAAGCGGCCAGCAAAGCTCGCGGCGTAACCTTGGATGATCTGATCAAATATCTGGAAACCACAGTCCCCAGAAAAGCGGGAGCGGGCGCCGAACAGTTGCCGCAGGCGAAGGCAGAAGGCTACGAAAAAGAAGACCTGGTAATGTTTCAATCAACGAGCACCGTGCAAGCCGAATCCCGAAACCCCACTCCGTCCGAACTGATTCGCAATTCCAAAACCATTCAGGTGCGTTCCAGAAGCGTGTATATGAACAAGGCCATCCTGGAAGCGGAACTGCGCAAGGTGCCTGAATTCCAATACCTGAAGCTGACGTTTGTTGAGGAAGGAAAAGAGCCGGATCTTGTCATTGAAATCAAATTGCCTGTTCTCACCTGGAATTGGAATTACACCGTGACGCATCGTACAAGTAATACAATTCTTGTCTCTGGCAAAATGAGAGGGCTGACAGATGACAGCGTTTCTCCCAATCTAGCCAAGGCCTTGGTGAAAAGCTTGCTCGACCTGCGCGATCCTGCTCAAAAAAGCGGTTCACAAAAAGAGAATTAG
- a CDS encoding CBS domain-containing protein: MTLHARDVMIKDVLTVNEKTPLKEVTKLFGDKHITGAPVVNEAGDLVGVISESDIIRKTTSIGAWSPKMAGQIMTKPAVTVEPGETLQRVCELMFNRHIHRVVVAEGKTIRGIITTMDILRAIANQGKEKGQDAFQS; encoded by the coding sequence ATGACGCTTCATGCTCGCGACGTAATGATCAAAGACGTTCTCACCGTCAATGAAAAGACTCCGCTCAAGGAAGTCACCAAACTGTTTGGCGACAAACACATCACTGGCGCACCGGTCGTCAACGAAGCGGGGGATTTGGTCGGCGTGATTTCTGAAAGCGATATCATTCGCAAAACGACCAGCATCGGTGCCTGGTCGCCGAAAATGGCCGGACAGATTATGACCAAACCGGCCGTCACTGTGGAACCCGGCGAAACGTTGCAACGCGTTTGCGAATTGATGTTCAACCGCCACATTCATCGCGTCGTCGTCGCCGAAGGCAAAACCATCCGCGGCATCATCACCACGATGGACATCCTGCGAGCCATTGCCAATCAAGGAAAGGAAAAAGGGCAGGACGCTTTTCAAAGCTGA
- a CDS encoding site-2 protease family protein, protein MDQRLSLTPPDAEPDSPEYPRPLAEDWPVANGWPEPILRTEIHRLSDRMPQRFEQVYLPPPQPEKKKVFRHWLLLALTAITTTLSGAIWFDLSLKSGMMYSLTVLVILGAHEMGHYIASRWYGVDATLPYFIPFFIPPIPPIPVIPQIGTFGAFIRIKSAIPSRRALFDIGIAGPLAGFVFAVPAAFIAHYFAKVSQPIAEGGTYIILQDPLLFKLFHVILRLPADLDLNPVMLGAWVGALMTALNLMPVGQLDGGHVTYSVFGRLGHRVIAISCYVSVIALTVYSLLSGAGNWVLYAVILTFMLRSGHPPVIDESEPIGFGRKLVAIIGLIVFILCFMTVPIRLVG, encoded by the coding sequence ATGGATCAACGTTTATCGCTTACACCGCCGGACGCCGAACCGGATTCGCCCGAATATCCCAGGCCGCTGGCAGAAGATTGGCCAGTCGCAAACGGTTGGCCTGAGCCAATTCTCCGGACGGAAATTCATCGTCTGTCCGACAGAATGCCGCAGCGTTTCGAGCAGGTTTATCTGCCTCCGCCGCAGCCGGAGAAAAAGAAAGTGTTTCGGCATTGGCTGCTGTTGGCGTTGACGGCGATCACCACAACATTGTCCGGCGCAATCTGGTTCGATCTTTCGCTGAAGTCGGGGATGATGTATTCCCTGACCGTTCTGGTCATTCTGGGCGCTCACGAAATGGGGCATTACATCGCCAGCCGCTGGTACGGCGTGGATGCGACGTTGCCATATTTCATTCCATTTTTCATCCCCCCGATTCCGCCGATTCCGGTCATCCCACAAATTGGAACCTTTGGCGCGTTTATCAGGATCAAATCCGCGATTCCTTCGCGCCGGGCGTTGTTCGACATTGGCATTGCCGGGCCACTGGCCGGATTTGTCTTTGCGGTACCGGCGGCATTTATCGCGCACTACTTTGCGAAAGTCTCTCAACCAATTGCCGAAGGCGGGACTTACATCATTTTGCAAGACCCGCTGCTGTTCAAACTCTTTCATGTCATTCTTCGCCTTCCCGCCGACCTGGACTTGAACCCTGTGATGTTGGGAGCCTGGGTGGGAGCGTTGATGACGGCGTTGAATTTGATGCCGGTGGGACAGCTCGATGGCGGACACGTCACCTACTCCGTGTTTGGCCGCCTGGGGCATCGGGTGATCGCGATTTCCTGTTATGTCAGTGTGATTGCGCTGACGGTATATTCACTGCTCAGCGGCGCAGGCAATTGGGTTCTCTATGCAGTGATTCTGACCTTTATGCTCCGAAGCGGTCATCCGCCCGTGATTGATGAAAGCGAACCGATTGGCTTTGGTCGCAAACTGGTGGCAATTATTGGGTTGATCGTTTTCATACTTTGTTTCATGACTGTCCCGATCAGGCTGGTCGGCTGA
- a CDS encoding protein prkA, translating into MAEQDKKLSLSELLEAHRRERERLVWEGTFRDYFELVAQNPRIAALSHARICDMILAAGVEKIAEGTRDELTRYKFFSDELFGIEEPIAKIVEYFKSAAQRLEVRKRILLLMGPVGGGKSTIVTMLKRGLEQWTRTDAGALYAIKGCPMHEEPLHLIPLELRPEIERHYGLYIEGELCPQCRYNLEHVYHGKHEDMLVTRIAFSEKDRIGIGTFAPSDPKSQDITELTGSIDLSTIGEIGVESDPRAYRFDGELNISNRGMMEFIEILKCDEKFLYSLLTLSQEQNIKTGRFAMIYADEVIASHTNENEYTAFVGNRKSEALQDRIIMVKVPYNLKVTQEERIYDKLLKQSEAMRNIHIAPNTLKVAAMFAVMSRLEEPKKANVDIVKKMKLYDGEDVEGFKSKDVKELRDETVREGMDGISPRYIINRLSNALVRENITCINPLDALLTIKNGFDQHTGIKAEERERYLNLISQARREYDQIAKTEVQRAFVYSFEEMAKNMCNAYLDNVEAYCNKEKLKDPITEEELEADERLMRSIEEQIGISENAKNTFRQEILIRISSYSRKGKHFDYNSHERLKEAIEKKIFADLKDVVKITTSTKTPDADQLRRINEVIDRLVTDHGYCTVCANELLSYVGTLLSR; encoded by the coding sequence ATGGCAGAGCAAGATAAGAAGTTAAGTCTCAGCGAGCTGCTCGAAGCGCATAGGCGCGAACGAGAGCGTTTGGTTTGGGAAGGAACCTTTCGCGATTACTTCGAACTGGTTGCCCAAAATCCGCGAATTGCCGCGCTTTCGCACGCACGCATTTGCGACATGATTTTGGCGGCGGGCGTCGAAAAAATCGCCGAAGGTACGCGCGACGAGTTGACTCGCTATAAGTTTTTCAGCGATGAATTGTTCGGCATCGAGGAACCGATTGCCAAAATCGTTGAGTATTTCAAATCGGCCGCTCAGCGATTGGAAGTTCGCAAACGAATTCTGTTGTTGATGGGGCCTGTTGGCGGCGGAAAATCCACCATCGTCACCATGTTGAAGCGCGGATTGGAGCAATGGACGCGCACCGATGCGGGAGCCCTGTACGCGATCAAAGGCTGCCCGATGCACGAAGAACCGTTGCATTTGATTCCCCTGGAACTCCGTCCGGAAATCGAAAGACATTACGGTTTGTACATCGAAGGCGAACTGTGTCCACAGTGCCGGTACAATCTGGAACACGTCTACCACGGTAAACACGAAGATATGCTGGTCACCCGTATCGCGTTTTCCGAAAAAGACCGCATTGGCATCGGCACGTTCGCGCCCAGCGATCCTAAATCCCAGGACATCACCGAACTGACTGGTTCAATTGACCTTTCGACCATTGGCGAAATCGGAGTCGAATCCGACCCGCGCGCATATCGTTTCGACGGCGAACTAAACATCTCCAATCGCGGGATGATGGAATTCATCGAAATCCTCAAGTGCGACGAAAAATTCCTGTATTCATTGTTGACTCTTTCCCAGGAACAGAACATCAAAACCGGCCGCTTTGCCATGATTTACGCCGATGAAGTCATTGCGTCGCACACCAACGAAAACGAATACACGGCTTTTGTCGGCAATCGCAAATCCGAAGCCCTGCAAGACCGCATCATCATGGTCAAGGTTCCCTACAACCTGAAGGTCACCCAGGAAGAGCGCATTTACGACAAGCTGCTCAAACAATCCGAAGCCATGCGCAACATTCACATTGCGCCGAATACGTTGAAAGTCGCGGCCATGTTTGCCGTCATGTCCCGGTTGGAAGAACCGAAGAAAGCCAACGTGGACATCGTCAAAAAGATGAAGCTGTATGACGGCGAAGACGTTGAAGGGTTCAAATCGAAGGACGTCAAAGAGTTGAGAGATGAAACCGTGCGCGAAGGCATGGACGGCATTTCGCCTCGCTACATCATCAATCGGTTGTCGAATGCATTGGTGCGGGAAAACATCACCTGCATTAATCCGCTGGACGCTCTGTTGACGATCAAAAATGGTTTCGACCAGCATACGGGCATCAAAGCTGAAGAACGAGAACGCTATCTGAATCTGATCTCGCAGGCTCGCCGCGAATACGATCAAATCGCCAAAACCGAAGTGCAGCGCGCATTCGTGTATTCGTTTGAAGAGATGGCGAAAAACATGTGCAACGCCTATCTCGACAACGTCGAAGCATACTGCAACAAGGAAAAGCTGAAAGACCCGATCACCGAAGAAGAGTTGGAAGCCGATGAACGGCTGATGCGCTCCATCGAAGAGCAAATCGGAATTTCCGAAAACGCCAAGAACACCTTCCGGCAGGAAATTCTGATCCGCATTTCTTCGTATTCGCGCAAAGGCAAGCACTTCGATTACAACTCGCACGAACGGTTGAAAGAGGCCATCGAAAAGAAAATCTTTGCCGACTTGAAAGACGTGGTGAAAATCACGACGTCAACCAAAACGCCCGACGCCGATCAGCTTCGCCGCATCAATGAAGTCATTGACCGACTGGTGACCGATCACGGCTATTGCACGGTCTGCGCAAATGAATTGCTGAGTTACGTCGGTACCCTGCTGTCGCGCTAA
- a CDS encoding sigma-70 family RNA polymerase sigma factor: protein MAEHVSPQIPEVTGLLVAWGEGDREALEQLTPMVDVELRRIAQSYLSRERSEHMLQTTALVNEAWMRLIDWQKSSWQSRAHFFGVAASLMRKILVSEARRRRRLKRGGNDFRVSLSEVDLAPSGKQPDLIALDDALDALAEFDERKSRIVELRFFGGLSVAETAEVLKASERTVAREWELAKSWLYRQLSNNSSAL from the coding sequence ATGGCTGAACACGTTTCGCCGCAAATTCCTGAAGTCACAGGATTGTTGGTTGCCTGGGGAGAAGGCGACCGCGAAGCCTTGGAGCAATTGACTCCGATGGTGGATGTGGAATTGCGCCGCATTGCGCAAAGCTACCTGAGCCGAGAACGATCCGAACACATGTTGCAAACCACCGCGCTGGTCAACGAAGCCTGGATGCGATTGATTGATTGGCAAAAAAGCTCCTGGCAAAGCCGCGCGCATTTTTTTGGCGTAGCGGCTTCGCTGATGCGCAAGATTCTGGTCAGCGAAGCGCGGCGTCGGCGTCGGCTGAAACGCGGCGGCAATGATTTTCGGGTTTCGTTGTCCGAAGTGGATTTGGCTCCATCGGGGAAACAGCCTGATTTGATCGCGCTGGACGACGCGCTGGATGCGCTGGCCGAATTCGACGAACGTAAAAGCCGGATTGTCGAGTTGCGATTTTTCGGCGGTCTGTCGGTCGCCGAAACCGCCGAAGTGTTGAAAGCTTCCGAACGCACTGTGGCGCGTGAATGGGAATTAGCCAAATCCTGGCTATACAGGCAACTCAGTAATAATTCTTCAGCCTTGTGA